The proteins below are encoded in one region of Gammaproteobacteria bacterium:
- the murB gene encoding UDP-N-acetylmuramate dehydrogenase, translating to MMAARQTSTPLRGTLRSDAPLAKLTTWRVGGPADLLFKPADLADLQAFLADLDEAMPLTWLGLGSNVLIRDGGIRGAVLLIHGALERLEQVGERRIRAEAGLPCAKVARFAARQGLTGAEFLAGIPGTMGGALAMNAGAFGTETWSRVVAVETLDRFGRLHRRTPEEFEIGYRHVASAREEWFVACELELAHGDAEASLGQIRELLARRGATQPTGVATCGSVFRNPPGDYAGRLIEACGLKGYCIGGACVSDKHGNFILNTGDATAADLERLILHVQATVEAQTGIRLEPEVRILGEANKEVSS from the coding sequence ATGATGGCCGCCCGGCAGACCAGCACCCCTTTGCGCGGCACGCTGCGGTCCGATGCGCCGCTGGCGAAACTGACCACGTGGCGTGTGGGCGGCCCGGCCGATCTCCTGTTCAAGCCGGCCGATCTGGCCGATCTGCAGGCGTTTCTCGCCGACCTCGACGAGGCCATGCCGCTGACCTGGCTTGGCCTGGGCAGCAACGTGCTGATCCGCGACGGCGGTATCCGCGGTGCGGTGCTGTTGATTCACGGGGCATTGGAGCGGCTCGAACAGGTCGGCGAGCGGCGTATCCGCGCCGAGGCGGGTCTGCCCTGTGCCAAGGTGGCGCGCTTCGCCGCCCGCCAGGGGCTCACCGGCGCTGAATTCCTGGCCGGGATACCCGGCACCATGGGCGGCGCACTGGCCATGAATGCCGGCGCCTTCGGTACCGAGACCTGGAGTCGGGTGGTGGCGGTCGAGACGCTGGATCGATTCGGCAGGCTGCATCGGCGCACGCCGGAAGAATTCGAAATCGGTTATCGGCACGTGGCGTCCGCGCGCGAAGAATGGTTCGTGGCCTGCGAACTGGAGCTGGCCCATGGCGATGCGGAAGCCTCGCTGGGACAGATTCGCGAACTGCTCGCCCGGCGCGGTGCCACCCAGCCGACCGGCGTGGCGACCTGCGGTTCGGTGTTCCGCAACCCACCGGGCGATTACGCCGGGCGCCTGATCGAGGCCTGTGGCCTGAAAGGTTACTGCATCGGCGGAGCCTGCGTGTCCGACAAGCACGGCAATTTCATTCTGAATACCGGCGACGCCACGGCGGCCGACCTCGAACGCCTGATCCTGCATGTGCAGGCCACGGTCGAGGCGCAGACAGGCATTCGCCTGGAGCCCGAGGTGCGCATTCTCGGCGAGGCGAACAAGGAGGTGTCGTCATGA
- a CDS encoding cell division protein FtsQ/DivIB — translation MARRTKAGDEPRRPALRSWLRSAGGALVLIVLAVGLVFLVRWLQAPGTLPIRTVRVEGGFRHLDPERLKQLALPWVRGGFFNVRLHALEKSLNELPWVKSVSIRRRWPDTVIIQVQEQQPIAQWGDDGLLNAQGQVFRPAPDTFPKGLPRLSGPEGSERQLVEHFIAADHLLQPVGLQPVGLQEDARRAWDLRLASGIRIAVGRDGFDARLAQLAEIFPAVLKSRKDEIASIDLRYTNGLAVGWKTDAAQAGPTKEMKRGR, via the coding sequence ATGGCCAGACGAACCAAGGCCGGTGATGAGCCGCGCAGGCCTGCCCTCCGGAGCTGGCTGCGCAGTGCGGGAGGTGCGCTGGTGCTGATCGTGCTCGCCGTCGGCCTTGTATTTCTGGTGCGCTGGCTGCAGGCGCCGGGCACGCTGCCGATTCGCACGGTGCGTGTCGAAGGCGGCTTCCGGCATCTCGACCCGGAACGCCTGAAGCAGCTGGCGCTGCCGTGGGTGCGCGGCGGGTTTTTCAATGTCCGCCTGCATGCGCTGGAAAAGTCGCTGAACGAGCTGCCCTGGGTGAAGTCGGTCAGCATCCGCCGCCGCTGGCCCGATACCGTCATCATCCAGGTGCAGGAACAGCAGCCGATCGCGCAGTGGGGTGATGACGGCTTGTTGAACGCTCAAGGCCAGGTATTTCGTCCGGCACCCGACACTTTTCCCAAAGGGCTGCCACGCCTGTCAGGCCCCGAGGGCAGCGAGCGGCAATTGGTGGAGCATTTCATCGCCGCCGACCATCTGTTGCAGCCGGTGGGGTTGCAGCCGGTGGGGTTGCAGGAGGATGCACGCCGGGCCTGGGACCTGCGGTTGGCCAGCGGCATTCGGATTGCCGTGGGGCGGGATGGTTTTGATGCGCGACTGGCACAGCTGGCGGAGATCTTTCCCGCCGTGCTGAAGTCGCGCAAGGACGAGATCGCGTCCATCGACTTGAGATACACCAACGGGCTGGCCGTCGGCTGGAAGACGGATGCGGCACAGGCCGGCCCGACAAAGGAAATGAAAAGGGGACGTTGA
- a CDS encoding D-alanine--D-alanine ligase produces the protein MTAIDPKRFGRVAVLMGGWSAEREVSLMSGAAVTAALRAGGVDAVAVDLKLETVIEQLAEGGFDRCFVVVHGTGGEDGTLQGVLEVLGLPYTGSDVLGSALGMDKWRCKLLWESLGLPVVPGEVLTAGSDFSSVAQRLGLPLFVKPSEEGSSVGVSKVKRAEDLPAAYAAAAACHGRVLAERDMAGGDYTVAVLGDEALPAIRIVPAVEFYDYAAKYSRDDTRYLCPCGLPEEAERRLREMALQAYAATGGQGWGRVDFLLDADGKPYLAEVNTVPGMTAHSLVPMAARAAGMDMTQLVMRILSDTLDREAG, from the coding sequence ATGACCGCCATCGATCCCAAGCGCTTCGGCCGGGTGGCCGTGCTGATGGGCGGCTGGTCCGCAGAGCGCGAGGTCTCGTTGATGAGCGGTGCGGCGGTGACGGCCGCGCTGCGTGCGGGTGGCGTGGACGCCGTGGCCGTGGATCTGAAACTCGAAACGGTGATCGAACAGCTCGCCGAAGGCGGCTTCGACCGTTGCTTCGTCGTCGTGCACGGAACCGGAGGCGAGGACGGCACGCTGCAGGGCGTGCTCGAAGTGCTGGGTTTGCCGTACACAGGCAGCGACGTGCTCGGCTCGGCGCTGGGCATGGACAAATGGCGCTGCAAACTGCTGTGGGAGTCTCTGGGCCTGCCGGTCGTGCCCGGCGAGGTGCTGACCGCGGGCAGCGACTTTTCTTCAGTGGCGCAGCGACTCGGTCTGCCGCTGTTCGTGAAGCCTTCGGAGGAAGGTTCGAGCGTCGGGGTGAGCAAGGTGAAGCGCGCCGAGGACCTGCCCGCCGCCTATGCCGCTGCTGCTGCATGCCACGGCAGGGTGCTGGCCGAACGCGACATGGCCGGCGGGGATTACACGGTTGCCGTGCTGGGCGACGAGGCGCTGCCCGCGATCCGCATCGTGCCGGCCGTCGAGTTCTACGACTACGCGGCGAAGTACAGCCGGGACGACACGCGCTATCTCTGCCCCTGCGGCCTGCCCGAGGAAGCCGAGCGGCGGCTGCGCGAGATGGCGTTGCAGGCCTACGCCGCGACGGGCGGACAGGGCTGGGGGCGTGTCGATTTCCTGCTGGATGCGGACGGCAAGCCGTATCTGGCGGAGGTGAATACGGTGCCCGGTATGACCGCTCACAGCCTAGTGCCGATGGCGGCGCGGGCGGCGGGTATGGATATGACACAACTGGTGATGCGCATTCTGAGCGACACCCTCGACCGGGAGGCGGGATGA
- the ftsA gene encoding cell division protein FtsA translates to MSKKSDKGLLVGLDIGTSKVVAIVGEQNDEGRIEIIGLGSHPSRGLKKGVVVNIESTVQSIKRAVEEAELMAGCQIHSVIAGIAGSHVKSINSHGIVAIKDREVMSGDVERVIDAAKAVAIPADQQLLHVLPQEYVIDDQEGIHEPVGMSGVRLEAKVHIVTGAGSAVQNIIKCVRRCGLEADDVVLEQLASSYAVLNEDEKDLGVCLVDIGGGTTDVAVFAEGAIRHTSVIPIAGDQVTNDIAIALRTPTQYAEELKLKYACALKQLANPEESIEVPSVGDRPPRRLSRQTLADVVEPRYEEIFDLVKNDLRRSGFEDLIAAGVVLTGGASKMMGAVDLAEEVFHMPVRLGMPQQVSGLVDVVRNPIYATGVGLLAYGMQHRDRPADFQGGVGMKGVLKRMRDWFQGNF, encoded by the coding sequence ATGTCCAAGAAATCCGACAAAGGCCTGCTGGTCGGGCTCGATATCGGCACCTCCAAGGTGGTCGCCATCGTCGGCGAGCAGAACGACGAGGGGCGCATCGAGATCATCGGTCTCGGTTCGCATCCTTCTCGCGGGCTGAAGAAGGGGGTGGTCGTGAATATCGAGTCCACTGTGCAATCCATCAAGCGCGCAGTGGAGGAGGCCGAGCTGATGGCGGGCTGTCAGATTCATTCGGTAATCGCGGGTATCGCCGGCAGCCACGTCAAGAGCATCAATTCGCACGGCATCGTCGCGATCAAGGACCGCGAGGTGATGTCCGGCGACGTGGAGCGTGTGATCGACGCGGCCAAGGCGGTCGCCATCCCGGCCGATCAGCAGCTGCTGCACGTGCTGCCTCAGGAGTACGTGATCGACGACCAGGAAGGTATCCACGAGCCAGTCGGCATGTCGGGCGTGCGGCTGGAGGCCAAGGTACATATCGTCACCGGCGCCGGCAGCGCGGTGCAGAACATCATCAAGTGCGTGCGGCGTTGTGGCCTGGAGGCGGACGACGTGGTGCTGGAGCAACTGGCCTCCAGCTACGCGGTGCTCAACGAGGACGAAAAGGATCTGGGCGTGTGTCTGGTGGACATCGGCGGCGGTACCACCGACGTGGCGGTGTTCGCCGAGGGCGCCATCCGCCATACCTCGGTGATTCCGATCGCGGGCGATCAGGTGACCAACGACATCGCCATTGCGTTGCGTACGCCGACCCAGTACGCCGAGGAGCTCAAGCTCAAGTACGCCTGCGCGTTGAAGCAGCTGGCGAATCCGGAGGAGAGCATCGAGGTGCCGAGCGTCGGCGACCGCCCCCCGCGCCGCTTGTCCCGCCAGACGCTGGCGGACGTGGTGGAGCCCAGGTACGAGGAGATCTTCGATCTGGTCAAGAACGATTTACGGCGTAGCGGCTTCGAGGATTTGATCGCGGCCGGCGTGGTGCTGACCGGCGGTGCCTCCAAGATGATGGGGGCGGTCGATCTCGCCGAAGAGGTATTTCATATGCCGGTGCGGCTGGGTATGCCCCAGCAGGTTTCCGGCCTGGTCGACGTGGTGCGCAACCCGATTTACGCGACCGGCGTCGGCCTGCTGGCGTACGGCATGCAGCATCGCGACAGGCCGGCGGATTTTCAGGGTGGAGTCGGGATGAAGGGTGTTCTGAAACGGATGCGCGACTGGTTTCAGGGCAATTTCTGA